A stretch of the Rhinoderma darwinii isolate aRhiDar2 chromosome 3, aRhiDar2.hap1, whole genome shotgun sequence genome encodes the following:
- the PRNP gene encoding major prion protein homolog, with translation MAKTLWISIALFSFFLVLTVASKKGGKSKGGGWNSGSNRNPSQPGNTGSNWNPSHTGNTGGNWNPNPHYPANPGSNWNTGGNWGNNYNPGGSNYNKQFKPPKTKTNMKMVAGAAAVGAVGGFMLGNAVSNMRYNFDNDLDNRYYNSYQNQMPSRVYRPMYQENTYITEDKFVTDCYNMSMTEYVMKPNEAKNVSDVDQTEVRVKSTIIRQLCVTEYKRGPAYYNGSGLSILVSPSLILFITLFLYFVVE, from the coding sequence ATGGCAAAAACTCTGTGGATTAGCATTGCATTATTCTCCTTCTTTCTCGTATTAACGGTAGCCTCTAAGAAAGGAGGGAAAAGTAAAGGTGGTGGCTGGAACTCTGGAAGCAACCGAAATCCAAGTCAACCAGGTAACACTGGAAGCAATTGGAACCCCAGCCACACAGGCAATACTGGAGGCAATTGGAACCCGAATCCCCACTACCCAGCCAACCCTGGGAGCAATTGGAATACTGGCGGCAACTGGGGAAATAATTATAATCCAGGAGGGAGTAACTATAATAAGCAATTTAAGCCCCCTAAAACCAAGACCAACATGAAAATGGTGGCTGGTGCAGCTGCTGTGGGAGCAGTTGGAGGTTTCATGTTAGGCAATGCAGTTAGCAACATGAGGTACAACTTTGACAATGATCTGGACAATCGTTATTACAACAGCTACCAAAACCAAATGCCCAGTCGGGTTTACAGACCTATGTACCAAGAAAACACTTATATAACAGAAGACAAATTTGTTACTGACTGCTACAACATGTCCATGACCGAATATGTGATGAAACCAAATGAGGCAAAGAATGTCTCTGATGTAGACCAAACAGAAGTCAGAGTTAAGAGCACCATCATCCGGCAGTTGTGTGTCACTGAATACAAAAGGGGACCTGCATATTACAATGGCTCTGGTTTGAGTATCCTTGTTAGTCCAAGTCTTATCCTCTTCATCACACTTTTTCTATACTTTGTGGTAGAATGA